The nucleotide window CAGCATTTGAAAATATTAGTTGAGGTATCTAAGAAAGATGAGAATCTGATCTAAGCCAACTACTTCCAACAAAACTGGATGACAATATACATGAAGAATTAACTCAGCTGCTTGTTGGGTTAGTTGGAGATGTTTCCAAGCATCATGTGTAATAGCTGATATTTAATCGGACAGAACTAAACCAGGGTAACACAACTTTATCGTACTTTTAAATTATAAACGTAGATCAGGCAATGACTCTCTTAGAGAAATATACTACCGGCTATGTTATGTCAAAGGATGGAACAAGAGTTGGTTATAGACAAACCGGGTCCGGGCCGGGAGTTATTCTTGTCCATGGCGGGATGATGACCTCTAAAAATTTCATGAAACTTGCCCGCTTCTTATCCAATGAATTCACTGTTTATATTCCGGACAGGCGGGGTCGCGGCTTAAGCGGTCCGTTTGGCCCGAACTATGGCATTGGATCAGAAAGCGAGGATTTGCAGGCATTAATCCATAAGACAGCAACGGATAAGATATTTGGGCTTAGTTCTGGTGCTATTTGTGTACTTCAAACGGCAATCATAGAACCAGCACTTAAAAAAGTAGTACTCTACGAACCTCCGATCCCGGTCAATGGAACTGACCCTGCGGCCTGGGGCAGTCGCTATGAATCAGCCCTCTCCCGCGGAAACTTTGGAAAAGCAATGTTCACGGCCATAAAAGGCACCGATGACCCCTCTCTGTTTACAGCCTTGCCGGGCTTTCTTATTGCACCATTGCTAAATATTGCTATAAACGCAAATGCAAAGAAACAAGCGGGCGATGACGTGCCCTTGAAATCCTTAATACCAACCATGCATTACGATCTCATATTGGTACGTGAATCATCTGGAGTTATAGATCGGTGTAAAGAAATTAAAGCTGAAATGCTACTGATGGGTGGGACCAGGAGCCAACGTTACCTTAAACTAGCACTTGATACATTAAGCACCGCTTTGCCGCAAGCAAAGCGTGTAGAATTGCGCGGTTTGGGACATACGGCCGCTGATAACGACAACAGTCCGGAAAAAATTGCAAAAGAGTTAATAGTCTTTTTTCAACCCAGCGGGATGCGATAAGTAGTAATAGCCCAATTCTCACCATTCAGTTTTGTAGCGATCATTTTTATTGGGATGCTCCCCCATTTTTCCAGCACACTTTCTAGTATAGAGGTAATCAGCAGTGAAGTGCTCCCCAATTTAGTAGCGCCCAGAACTAGAATTTCGGGGTGTTTTTTTGCTTAAAAATCTGCGTCCGGCCAGATGACTTTTTTGATGCCGTTGAGTTCTGTTTGGATGTTACAAAAGTCATCTGACTGGAGGTAGAAATAAGCGGTAGGCCTTCGTTTTGTACACCCTCTTTTTTGCATGCTTCAACAAATTCCGCTGGTGTCATGTCATTCAGAGAGCTATGTGGGCGATACTGGTTGTATTCAATCCTCCATGTCTCAATTTTTTCCATAGCATCCTCCAAAGATAAGAACCAATGGGCATTCAGGCATTCATCCCTGAAACTCCCATTGAAGGACTCCACATAAGGATTATCAGTCGGGCGACCAGGACGGGAATAATCCATTGTAACCTTATGCTGATACGCCCATCTGTCCATTTCTTTAGATATGAACTCACTGCCATTGTCGGTTTGTATGCGTTTAGGGAGAATTCCCTGACCTATTCGCAGCTGCTCCAGCACCCCTACAACATCGTATCCTTTTAATGATTTTCCTACGTGGATAGCGAGGCATTCCCGACTATAATTATCCACTACAGTTAACGATCGGAATTTTTTCCCGTCATAGAGCGCGTCTGATACAAAATCCATTGATATGCATTGATATAATTCTGTAAGCAATGGCCGCTCCAGCCGGTGAGCTGCGGATTTGTTCCGACGGGGGCGTTTACTCCTAAGGTTCAATCCCTCCTCCCTATATATCCGGTAAGTCCGTTTATGGTTGTCTGTCCAGCCCTCCCGACGCAAAAGCGTGTGAATCCGACGATAACCATATCGTATCCTCGTATCAGCGATCTCCCTAATACGTTTCCGTAAGGGGCGGTCCTCCCTCCTGTGAGATTTGTAGTAATAAACCGACGCAGGAATCATCAGTACACGACAGCACTGACGGATGGGAGTCTTATACATCTGGCTTAAGGATTGGGCCAGCTCTCGCTTTTGAGCTGGCC belongs to Chitinophaga sp. HK235 and includes:
- a CDS encoding alpha/beta fold hydrolase — translated: MTLLEKYTTGYVMSKDGTRVGYRQTGSGPGVILVHGGMMTSKNFMKLARFLSNEFTVYIPDRRGRGLSGPFGPNYGIGSESEDLQALIHKTATDKIFGLSSGAICVLQTAIIEPALKKVVLYEPPIPVNGTDPAAWGSRYESALSRGNFGKAMFTAIKGTDDPSLFTALPGFLIAPLLNIAINANAKKQAGDDVPLKSLIPTMHYDLILVRESSGVIDRCKEIKAEMLLMGGTRSQRYLKLALDTLSTALPQAKRVELRGLGHTAADNDNSPEKIAKELIVFFQPSGMR